The following coding sequences are from one Dermacentor andersoni chromosome 5, qqDerAnde1_hic_scaffold, whole genome shotgun sequence window:
- the LOC140218390 gene encoding uncharacterized protein codes for MVYRRKGPEYSFIGTNATAEGQELCVHSRHREVHCFRHAGFVTRIEAASEEATEDLTLDGTEEECQLEETCSQFEHFVGAEPHSMCIEDFVGGDDSTGTVAELTDVEIAAEVTAEQPNEGAAEADPASADVAPLPSATEAVAVLAVVRRYCGAIEGTRLSLVDRLDYVEDAVVKHAVVNMKQATLLQCFQRTK; via the coding sequence ATGGTTTATCGACGTAAGGGGCCGGAATATTCCTTTATCGGGACCAATGCTACAGCAGAAGGCCAAGAACTTTGCGTTCATTCTCGGCACCGAGAAGTTCACTGCTTTCGGCATGCGGGTTTCGTGACCCGCATTGAAGCAGCTTCCGAGGAAGCAACCGAAGATTTGACGTTGGATGGCACAGAGGAAGAATGCCAGCTTGAAGAAACCTGCAGCCAGTTCGAGcactttgtcggtgctgagccacacagcatgtgcattgaggacttcgttggcggtgacgacagcaccggtacagtggcggagttaacagacgtggagatcgctgcagaagtgactgctgagcagCCAAACGAAggcgctgccgaggctgatccagcaagcgctgatgttgccccacTCCCGagtgcaactgaggctgtagctgttttggccgttgtacgccgctactgcggcgcaatagaaggcactagactgtctcttgtggaccgtttggactatgttgaggacgccgtggtcaaacACGCGGTTgtcaatatgaagcaggctacgctgcttcagtgctttcagcgaactaaataa